The Acutalibacter muris genomic sequence AACTGGGAGCGCTTCCCTCTAACAGTTTTGACTTTCTCAGCGTTCAGCAGAGTCTTCTGGAAGTATCTCAGAATGAAATCACGGGTGGCAGCTTCCTCCTGCTCCTGGGCCATTCTCAGCACCTCTGCGGGCTTCGTACCCTTAAACTTGACATACTTCGAGAGCTCAGTCAGCTTTCCGGCCAAGTCTTTCAAACTCGCGTAATCAGTAAAGAACGAGTCTGGATCCGTGGTATTGTTTACTACGTCCCGGGCTTTTCGCATATCGTCCAGCCAGATGGGAGCGAGGAGCTCCGCGTTTTTCTTTTTCTCTTTGTGTCCAAACATCACCGTCACCCTCCTATCTTCCGAGAGTTCTTTGCCAGATCATTCAGCAAAAAGTCCATATACAGAGCCACCCGACTCTCCAGTTCTTTGATCTTCTCCTCAGTGACCTCATACTCAACTCCGTCATGGGTGAGGATCGCGTTTCCGTCTGCATCATACAGCACAACCCAGCCCAGGAGCTTCATCTGCTGCTCCAGACAATAAGAGAAGCTGACCGTCTTCCGGTCTTCTGTCCAGCCGGAGAACTCGATGGCGGTCATCCCTAACGCTTTAGCAAAGGCCGGAACTTTTGCCCGTGGAACATCCGCCGCGCCGAGCTCGATCTTGTTGATCGAACTCTTATGCTTATAGCCCAGTATCTTCGCCAGGTCTTCCTGACTGAGGCCAAGCTCTTCCCGTCTTTTCTTAATTTTTTGCCCTAAATTATCCATTGATCACAACCTCCTCGGAGAAACCATTATACCATGAGAGGCAAAAAATTTCTACTTTTTCGGAAAAAATAGTTGACTTTCTTTCTGCCCGGAGGTACACTATCCATGGGTAGAAAAATATTCTACTCAACAAACGAGAGGAGGACACACCTACATGGCAACATTGAGAGAAACCGCGAGCAGTTACGCCAATGAGATCCGCGAGGGGATCGCCTGGGTCGTGGTATGGAAAACCGGGCGAGGCTGGAACGCCTCAGCGTTCTGGCTGAGCTGCGACACTGACGTTTTTGAGGATGATGACCTTCCGGAAGTCCGCAAGATCCTGGAGCAGGACCCCAACGCCGTCATGATAAACGGCTATTACTGTGGACACCTCGGCGAAGACATGAACGTGAACGAGCTGGCGGCCGGGATCCGCTGGCACTATGAGAACGGTTACAACCGCCTAAGCAACTCGACTGCTCTTCCGGAAGAAGACAACACACAAGCCATAAAAGTCATTTACACTTTCGGCTCTGACGAGCGTTTTCCCTTCCGCGGCGGCTGGGTGGAGATAGTCGCGCCCAGCATGAGAGACGCACATGCAATATTCCGGAAGCACTATCCTGATAGAACCCCGGGGATCCTGAACTGCTCCGACTACTACACAGAACAGCAATTCAATGAGTCGGACATGCCGATCACTGGCAATCGGGGAGCTTTCTGCCACTGTAAGCTCAGCGCATAGAGAGGAGGGATAACATGAAGAACACACTGCAAGACCTGAACAACCACCTCTTTGAGCAGCTGGAACGGCTGAACGACGAAGACCTGACAGACGAACAGCTTGACAGAGAGCTGAGGCGGGCGGAGGGCATGACAAAGATCGCCACCCAGATCATCGAGAACGGCGAGCTCGCCTTCAAGACCATGGTCCACATGGACGAGTACGGCTATAACAACGGCCGCCAGCAGATCCCCGTCATGCTGGAGGCCCACACAAAGGGGGGGGACTGAATGAAGAAGGTGTGGAAGTATCCGGATGAAATAACGGACTTTGTCCGAGAGCATGGGCACGAGGGAAGCGTCCGGGAGATGCAGGAGCGGGTCAACAGCCGCTTCGGGACCTCTTTCACCTACGACCAGATGAAGAGCATGTTCTCCCGCCACAAGATCCATGCAGCGCCTCGACTGGGGCGCAAATACCCCGACAAGCGGATCACCACGCCAGAGATGGACGCCTTCATCCGGGAACATCTCGAAGGGACCGGCTACCAGTCAATGGCCGATCTGCTCAATGTCCGCTTTGGCACCAGCTTCACCAAGGATCAGATGAAGAACTACTACAACCGGAACAAGCTGGACAGCGGCCTCACGGGGCGCTTTGAAAAAGGCTCCGTCCCGGCCAATAAGGGGAAGACCTGGGACGAGTTCATGAGCCCGGAAAGCCAGGCCGCCAGCCGGAGGACCACCTTCAAGCCTGGACACCTGCCCCACAATGGAGGCACCCCGGTCGGCACCATCCGACTGAGGCACGGCCACAGAAACCGGCCAGGCTCCCACCCCTATTACTGGCAAAAAGTCGCAGAGCCGAACGTCTGGCGGATGAAGCACGTCATTGAATGGGAGGAACACAACGGTCCGGTCCCTGAAGGCAGCATGGTGACTTTTGCAAACGGTGACACGCTTGACTGGCGGATCGACAATCTGATCCTGGAGACGAGGGCCCAGCACGCGGTCAAAAACCGGCATCACATCCACGGCTACGATCAGGAGAGCGCTCTGACCGCCAATCAGATCGCCGACATCAAGATCGCCGTGTCACAGAAAAAGAGACGAAGAAAAGGAGGAAAGTCATGACCAACACAAAGCTACTCCGCGAAAAAATTGAAGCCAGCGGGCTGAAGCTCGCCTACATTGCCAGTCAGCTCTGGATCTCGCCCAAAGCACTGACCATGAAGATAGAAAACCAGACCCAGTTCAAAGCTGCCGAGATCAAACGACTCAGCGAGATCCTCGGAATTGAAACAGCGGAAGAACGGGAACAAATTTTTTTAAGCTGAAAGTAGAAAATTTTTCTACAAGGAGGACACACATGTCACGAAAAAACAACAATCCGGATCTGACAATGCTGGCGCTGGCCGCCTATGACGCGATCCGGAGGAACATGGAGGAAAATGATGGAGAAGAAAAGAAGGCGGCGGAGGTACACGCTGCGGGAGCAGCTGCTCAGCCTGGCGATCGGCATCATGATCGGGCTCCTGGCGGGGCTGGCACACGCGAACAGCGTCCAGCAGCACAGGCAGGCTATCGTCTCATTGCCATCTGAACCCCCGGCCATAACGGCCACCCAGGAAGCCCCAGAGACGCCCACAGCGCCTCCTGAGCCCTACAACGACCCGAACATCCCGGACAACGTGGAAGCGGCTGCACGAGCCGCTGGAGCGGCTTATGACCTATCTCCTGAGCTTCTGGAAGCCGTTGCATTTCATGAGAGCCGTTACAGCCTGGACGCAGTCAACGGTGACTGCATCGGCCTGATGCAGATCGCGACCTACTGGCACGAAGACCGGATGGAGCGCCTGGGAGTGACCGAGGCAGACCTCTGGAAGGCCGGGCCGAGCATGATGGTCGCGGCGGACTTCCTGGACGAGCTGATCCGGCGCTATGACGATCTGGGCACGGCTCTGATGTACTACAACGGCGGAGGCGATCACATGGCTGCCTATCTGGAGCGCGGCGAGCTGAGCTGGTACGCCAGCAGCGTCATCGAGATGGCTGAGCAGCTCCGGCAGGAGCATGACAACGCGGAGGAGGTGAGGCCTTTGGACTCAATAAAATAGGCCCCGGAGAAATTTCCGGAGCCCAGGAAGACACACATCAATTATAGCAAAAAGGAGGACATTTTTCAATGAAAATCACAGTTACTTTTGACACTCTGGAAGAGTTCCAGACCTACATGGGGATCCAGTCCCCGAGCAAACCGGCCCAGGAAGCGCCGAAGGGCACCGGGGCAAAGAAGGACACGAAGAAGGCCGCAAAGCCTCAGGAGGCCGCCCAGGCGCCCGCTGAGGACGATCTGATGGAAGACACTCCCGCACCCGGAACGCCCACGGCTCCCGAAGTAACCGAAGACTTCCGCGTGGAGGTCCGGAAGACCCTGGCCCAGCTGAACAAAAAGGTCGGGAAGAACATCGCCAGCGAGCTGATCAAGGGCTTCGGTGTGGACAAGCTGACCGAGGTCGCTCTGGCTGATCTCCCCGCTCTCATGAGCAAAGCAAAGGAGGCCCTCAATGCCGAGTAAACATGCAAAACTGTCCGCATCGAGCGCTTTCCGGTGGATCAACTGCCCCGGATCCGTTGTACTGGCCGACCAGCTCCCGGCCCCCGGGTCGAGCGCCTACGCGGACGA encodes the following:
- a CDS encoding transglycosylase SLT domain-containing protein, which encodes MMEKKRRRRRYTLREQLLSLAIGIMIGLLAGLAHANSVQQHRQAIVSLPSEPPAITATQEAPETPTAPPEPYNDPNIPDNVEAAARAAGAAYDLSPELLEAVAFHESRYSLDAVNGDCIGLMQIATYWHEDRMERLGVTEADLWKAGPSMMVAADFLDELIRRYDDLGTALMYYNGGGDHMAAYLERGELSWYASSVIEMAEQLRQEHDNAEEVRPLDSIK
- a CDS encoding helix-turn-helix domain-containing protein; translated protein: MDNLGQKIKKRREELGLSQEDLAKILGYKHKSSINKIELGAADVPRAKVPAFAKALGMTAIEFSGWTEDRKTVSFSYCLEQQMKLLGWVVLYDADGNAILTHDGVEYEVTEEKIKELESRVALYMDFLLNDLAKNSRKIGG
- a CDS encoding HNH endonuclease signature motif containing protein; the encoded protein is MKKVWKYPDEITDFVREHGHEGSVREMQERVNSRFGTSFTYDQMKSMFSRHKIHAAPRLGRKYPDKRITTPEMDAFIREHLEGTGYQSMADLLNVRFGTSFTKDQMKNYYNRNKLDSGLTGRFEKGSVPANKGKTWDEFMSPESQAASRRTTFKPGHLPHNGGTPVGTIRLRHGHRNRPGSHPYYWQKVAEPNVWRMKHVIEWEEHNGPVPEGSMVTFANGDTLDWRIDNLILETRAQHAVKNRHHIHGYDQESALTANQIADIKIAVSQKKRRRKGGKS